A region of Myxococcus stipitatus DSM 14675 DNA encodes the following proteins:
- a CDS encoding zinc-dependent metalloprotease, whose product MPKPHLPLLLLLAVVGCGESGSRDEPEGSPSVALDAAFVAIPRESPSGQHQKLRQALSGVVDTSGTSFYLAIRKSELGQRWFFSAYWKQAFPGGLEQGAATSLGTRVVTFKEQNGKLFVLDADDRKKNSDVFDPTVLVDAYPIIFDFNRFNRLPGADLYLLIDPTAGTSRITPVSDALSWDGWESTFLFEEELAFAQRFRRIEDGVTYEKVFTGTANQVLLSTTDGPLQTNSYRLSGTLGMALRRYQEGPGFTPTPMPDRDHYFSSESRLIPDTSVVESTAAKWNIHPGMKPIAWHITPSILTVQALPRYQQYDLVGAVKRGVENWNQAFGFTVFEAFVGDSSLGFADDDKNVVIFDTNPTFSAAFANWRTNPNTGEIRGASIYMNAGWIDSGEAVFGTGAVAAPPSAPSTPSVTSVSWAGMAHHPLCVLRPPELLERFSEFMPTARSATVSPKESIEHYVTFVVMHEIGHTLSLQHNFAGSLASDGSPGTPPSSSVMDYLRAREASQMTSPGTYDVHAVRYLYGLAPFLPVQPFCTHEDLGTDPSCNTFDQTSDPLTGYFLPTYQSLRDGFLISGVNASSLDYSLNGSLQFVRDTTGSRQASTYALVMDRVRPPLQVPPDLDPVLYGERADTMARRVLSRLYLDSRQQRGLFTAPPSKNLPELNQAILTDVRGIVLNVDGVRGHASRRAMVEILKLHQSAAAYLILREARTQLTAQLPSLSGTALVEAEDLLARIHAASSPYYL is encoded by the coding sequence ATGCCCAAACCGCATCTCCCTCTCCTGCTGCTGCTGGCTGTCGTCGGCTGCGGCGAGTCCGGCTCTCGTGACGAGCCTGAAGGCTCCCCTTCCGTCGCCCTGGATGCGGCGTTCGTCGCCATTCCCCGGGAGTCCCCCTCGGGGCAGCACCAGAAACTCAGACAAGCACTCTCCGGCGTCGTGGACACCTCCGGCACCTCCTTCTACCTGGCCATCCGCAAGAGCGAGCTGGGCCAGCGCTGGTTCTTCTCCGCCTATTGGAAGCAGGCCTTCCCCGGCGGGCTCGAGCAGGGCGCGGCCACGAGCCTGGGGACGCGGGTGGTGACCTTCAAGGAGCAGAACGGGAAGCTCTTCGTCCTCGACGCGGACGACCGGAAGAAGAACAGCGACGTCTTCGACCCCACCGTCCTCGTCGATGCCTATCCCATCATCTTCGACTTCAATCGCTTCAACCGCCTGCCCGGCGCCGACCTGTATCTCCTCATCGACCCCACCGCGGGCACCAGCCGCATCACGCCGGTGTCCGACGCGCTCAGCTGGGACGGCTGGGAGTCGACCTTCCTCTTCGAAGAGGAGCTCGCGTTCGCCCAGCGCTTCCGCCGCATCGAGGATGGCGTCACCTACGAGAAGGTCTTCACGGGCACCGCGAACCAGGTCCTCCTGTCCACCACCGACGGCCCGCTCCAGACCAACAGCTACCGCCTCTCCGGCACCCTGGGCATGGCCCTGCGCCGCTATCAGGAAGGGCCGGGCTTCACCCCCACCCCGATGCCCGACCGGGACCACTACTTCTCCTCCGAATCTCGCCTCATCCCCGACACCTCCGTGGTGGAGTCCACGGCCGCGAAGTGGAACATCCACCCGGGCATGAAGCCCATCGCGTGGCACATCACCCCGTCCATCCTCACGGTGCAGGCCCTCCCGCGCTACCAGCAGTACGACCTAGTGGGCGCGGTGAAGCGCGGCGTCGAGAACTGGAACCAGGCCTTCGGCTTCACGGTGTTCGAGGCCTTCGTGGGAGACAGCAGCCTGGGCTTCGCCGACGACGACAAGAACGTCGTCATCTTCGACACGAACCCCACCTTCTCCGCGGCCTTCGCCAACTGGCGCACCAATCCCAACACCGGCGAGATTCGGGGCGCCAGCATCTACATGAACGCGGGCTGGATTGACTCCGGGGAAGCGGTGTTCGGCACCGGGGCCGTGGCCGCGCCCCCCAGCGCGCCGTCCACCCCCTCGGTGACGAGCGTGTCCTGGGCCGGCATGGCCCACCATCCCCTTTGCGTCCTGCGTCCGCCCGAGCTGCTCGAACGCTTCTCCGAGTTCATGCCCACCGCGAGGAGCGCCACGGTCTCTCCCAAGGAGAGCATCGAGCACTACGTCACCTTCGTGGTGATGCACGAGATTGGCCACACCCTGAGCCTCCAGCACAACTTCGCGGGCTCACTCGCGTCCGACGGCAGCCCCGGTACGCCGCCATCGTCCTCCGTCATGGATTACTTGAGGGCTCGGGAGGCCAGCCAGATGACCTCGCCTGGCACTTATGACGTCCACGCCGTGCGATATCTCTATGGCCTGGCCCCCTTCCTGCCCGTCCAGCCATTCTGCACGCACGAAGACCTGGGGACGGACCCCTCCTGCAACACCTTCGACCAGACCTCCGACCCGCTGACGGGCTACTTCCTGCCCACCTACCAATCCCTGCGCGATGGGTTCCTCATCAGCGGCGTCAATGCCTCATCACTCGACTATTCCCTCAACGGGTCGCTCCAGTTCGTCCGCGACACCACGGGAAGCCGGCAAGCCTCGACGTATGCGCTCGTCATGGACCGAGTGAGGCCTCCGCTCCAGGTGCCCCCCGACTTGGACCCGGTCCTCTACGGCGAGCGGGCCGACACGATGGCTCGGCGCGTCCTCTCGCGGCTGTACTTGGACTCGCGCCAACAGCGCGGCCTCTTCACCGCCCCGCCGTCCAAGAACCTCCCAGAACTCAACCAGGCCATCCTCACCGACGTCCGAGGCATCGTGCTCAACGTGGACGGCGTGCGCGGCCATGCCTCCCGCCGCGCCATGGTGGAGATCCTCAAGTTGCACCAGAGC
- a CDS encoding molybdopterin-dependent oxidoreductase, protein MSTRRLIPAPRPRLLTRRTALLGAGTTLLTSACDSARPRAGFLGAMERVNARLQAALFDENQLAPELPPEETTPPGAFPQYFISDTVPRAPPGWTLRVGGLVARPATLTLAELQRLPGTQYRLRHHCVEGWSAVASWHGVRLRDLAEHVGADPAASYVELRSFDSGYWSSWDRPSAFHPQTLLAYGMNGQPLPPEHGAPLRLYSAVKLGYKMVKYLTEVNFLTEPTSGYWEERGYEWYAGV, encoded by the coding sequence ATGTCCACTAGACGACTCATCCCCGCACCGCGTCCTCGGCTGCTCACCCGGCGCACGGCCCTGCTCGGAGCCGGGACGACCCTGCTCACCTCCGCGTGCGACAGCGCCCGCCCCCGCGCCGGCTTCCTGGGCGCCATGGAGCGCGTCAACGCCCGGCTCCAGGCCGCGCTCTTCGACGAGAACCAGCTCGCGCCCGAGCTGCCCCCGGAGGAGACCACGCCACCGGGCGCCTTCCCTCAGTACTTCATCTCCGACACGGTGCCGCGCGCGCCCCCGGGTTGGACGCTGCGGGTGGGGGGCCTGGTGGCCCGGCCCGCGACGTTGACGCTGGCGGAGCTCCAGCGGCTGCCTGGCACGCAGTACCGCCTCCGCCACCACTGCGTGGAAGGCTGGAGCGCCGTGGCGTCCTGGCACGGCGTGCGCCTGCGAGACCTCGCTGAGCACGTGGGCGCGGACCCGGCGGCCTCCTACGTGGAGCTGCGCTCCTTCGACTCGGGCTACTGGTCCTCCTGGGACCGCCCCAGCGCCTTCCACCCCCAGACACTCCTGGCCTACGGAATGAACGGACAGCCGCTCCCGCCCGAGCACGGCGCGCCGCTGCGCCTCTACTCCGCGGTGAAACTGGGTTACAAGATGGTGAAGTACCTCACCGAGGTGAACTTCCTCACCGAGCCCACCAGTGGTTATTGGGAGGAGCGCGGCTACGAGTGGTACGCGGGCGTCTGA
- a CDS encoding cytochrome b/b6 domain-containing protein, which translates to MLSCRAVRAPPTRRPQPWPIRLAHWVNVPLLVIMAGSGLQILAAYPMLGPQGRPYGAYPFQGGIPPEWARLGDWLAGARQWHFAFGGFLALNGLAYLLYLAFSGEWRRRLFFPRRDTRNAASTLAFYLRLRKQPPTQELYNGLQRLAYTTALLLGILAVLSGLALYKPVQLGALTSVLGGYDVARALHLLTLALLGLFTVGHVVMVLLHPRSLREMVTGGRRPDVH; encoded by the coding sequence ATGCTCTCCTGCCGCGCCGTGCGAGCCCCTCCAACACGTCGCCCACAGCCCTGGCCCATTCGTTTGGCTCACTGGGTCAACGTGCCGCTGCTCGTCATCATGGCGGGCAGCGGCCTGCAAATCCTCGCCGCCTATCCCATGCTCGGCCCGCAAGGCCGTCCCTATGGCGCGTATCCCTTTCAAGGAGGGATACCCCCTGAATGGGCCCGGCTCGGGGACTGGCTCGCGGGCGCGCGACAATGGCACTTCGCGTTCGGCGGCTTCCTCGCGCTCAACGGCCTCGCGTACCTGCTCTACCTCGCCTTCAGCGGTGAGTGGCGCCGCCGTCTCTTCTTCCCGCGCCGCGATACGCGCAACGCCGCGAGCACCCTCGCCTTCTACCTGCGCCTGCGAAAGCAGCCCCCCACGCAGGAGCTCTACAACGGCCTGCAACGGCTGGCGTACACCACCGCGCTGCTCCTGGGCATCCTCGCCGTCCTCTCCGGCCTCGCGCTCTACAAGCCCGTGCAGCTCGGCGCGCTCACCTCCGTGCTCGGCGGCTACGACGTCGCGCGGGCCCTCCACCTGCTCACGCTCGCGCTGCTGGGCCTCTTCACGGTGGGCCACGTCGTCATGGTGCTCCTGCATCCCCGCTCGCTGAGGGAGATGGTGACCGGCGGGAGGAGACCCGATGTCCACTAG
- a CDS encoding right-handed parallel beta-helix repeat-containing protein, with protein sequence MNRANARCLALFASALLLTAGCGLPDSPDVRAEPVGSALVVAVLPRSLPPGEVKRVEVSVTPAQGGAVSADLSAVPDRDALWRGLVGGVHSGASAQVDLRMLGASDAVLGQVSVKEVELLRHQPAFLVLAPQLSGTSRANTAPMIDAVVGAQATVAPQRRMTLRALARPSEQSETLTYAWHATGGFFERETSAEAVWTSPVSRGSVRMRVDVTGSRGAVASLEFFVEVGQGGELGLEREASLNRTPVLMELAVNPVADARVGAPVQLQAAGVDDDGDVLTYAWSSTCQGTFRDASAAVTQFTPSALPTGACNNCELTVKVSDGKGLPRERKTGLCVRSPLAPIISSLTPSATDTTAGVPVWLAATARDPQGEPLTFTWSANTGLLGHATRAGGSGEADWVALSCLPVDAVPTISLTVTNTSGLSASRTVSVDWTGPRCGEFAPCEATLGASAVSLTNDCTTEQSLWIPDGYTLDGARHVLTAVDPRGGRFLGAVLRNRGATAHVRDVTVTARGLSEQVCDDVTTRLRGVLFDGASGSIVDSRVLDLSQLDGEGACQEGVGIEVRNALTATSETHVEVRGNLVARYQKAGIVGSGRVKLSVEDNRVEGGGPVPFIARNGIQFSNGATGQATKNRVEGNAYSGGGTTAAGILVAGGDYYRMALCEDIDLFENTLVKNDIGINVSQADGDGNGPPVPTGLRIQRNMVEHAGWPEPYAGKLFVGIWDLGGANVISQNRVSGAWYERATKPDETFDIIVEAGAASQIAFLTPARTVGVGQCSESLVVQSQDARGNLTALGAPSLVLEVVGSAAPGSVLYADAACTQELPRAATGWELVLEKPQQEAAYYFKAPRTGELTFKAKGDGLEGTQVHVVR encoded by the coding sequence ATGAATCGAGCGAACGCGAGGTGTCTGGCCCTGTTCGCCAGCGCGCTCCTGCTGACCGCGGGGTGTGGGCTGCCAGACTCGCCGGATGTTCGCGCGGAGCCTGTCGGCTCGGCGCTCGTGGTGGCGGTGCTTCCGCGCTCGTTGCCTCCGGGCGAGGTGAAACGTGTGGAGGTCTCCGTCACGCCCGCACAGGGCGGGGCTGTCTCCGCGGATTTGTCGGCGGTGCCAGACCGAGACGCCTTGTGGCGCGGGCTGGTGGGTGGCGTCCACTCGGGGGCGTCGGCCCAGGTGGACTTGCGCATGCTGGGGGCGTCGGATGCGGTGCTGGGGCAGGTGAGCGTCAAGGAGGTGGAACTGCTGAGGCACCAGCCCGCGTTCCTCGTGCTCGCGCCGCAGCTCTCCGGCACCTCGAGGGCCAACACCGCGCCCATGATTGATGCCGTGGTGGGCGCTCAAGCGACGGTGGCGCCGCAGCGCAGGATGACGCTGCGCGCGCTGGCCCGCCCCTCCGAGCAGTCGGAGACGCTCACGTACGCGTGGCACGCGACGGGGGGCTTCTTTGAAAGGGAGACGTCGGCGGAAGCGGTGTGGACGTCCCCGGTCTCTCGGGGCTCGGTGCGGATGCGGGTGGATGTGACGGGGAGCCGTGGCGCGGTGGCCTCGCTCGAGTTCTTCGTGGAGGTGGGGCAGGGTGGGGAGCTGGGCCTGGAGCGGGAGGCCTCGCTCAACCGCACGCCCGTGTTGATGGAGCTGGCCGTCAACCCTGTCGCGGATGCCCGCGTCGGTGCTCCCGTTCAGCTCCAGGCCGCCGGGGTGGATGACGACGGTGACGTGCTCACCTACGCGTGGTCTTCGACCTGCCAGGGGACGTTCCGGGATGCGAGCGCGGCGGTCACCCAGTTCACTCCGAGCGCCCTGCCCACGGGTGCCTGCAACAACTGCGAGCTCACCGTGAAGGTGAGTGATGGAAAGGGGCTGCCACGTGAGCGCAAGACGGGCTTGTGCGTGCGGAGTCCCTTGGCTCCCATCATCAGCTCCCTGACGCCGTCGGCGACGGATACGACGGCGGGCGTGCCGGTGTGGTTGGCGGCCACGGCGAGGGACCCGCAGGGCGAGCCACTCACGTTCACCTGGTCCGCGAACACGGGCCTGTTGGGCCACGCGACGCGCGCGGGGGGCTCGGGTGAGGCGGACTGGGTGGCGCTGTCATGCCTCCCGGTGGATGCGGTGCCGACCATCTCGCTGACGGTGACGAACACCTCGGGGCTGTCCGCGTCGCGGACGGTCTCGGTGGATTGGACGGGGCCTCGGTGTGGCGAGTTCGCGCCGTGCGAAGCGACGCTGGGGGCGTCGGCGGTGTCGCTGACGAACGACTGCACCACGGAGCAGTCACTGTGGATTCCGGATGGGTACACGCTGGATGGCGCGAGGCATGTGCTCACGGCGGTGGACCCGCGCGGCGGCCGCTTCCTGGGGGCGGTGCTGCGCAATCGGGGCGCCACGGCGCACGTGCGCGATGTGACGGTGACGGCGCGAGGGCTCTCGGAGCAGGTCTGTGACGACGTCACGACGCGGCTGCGTGGGGTCCTGTTCGACGGCGCGAGCGGCTCCATCGTCGACAGCCGGGTGCTGGACCTGAGCCAGTTGGACGGTGAGGGCGCCTGTCAGGAGGGCGTGGGCATCGAGGTGCGCAACGCGCTGACCGCGACGTCGGAGACGCACGTGGAGGTGCGTGGCAATCTCGTGGCGCGCTACCAGAAGGCGGGCATCGTCGGCTCGGGCCGGGTGAAGCTGAGCGTGGAGGACAACCGCGTGGAGGGAGGGGGGCCGGTGCCCTTCATCGCGCGCAATGGCATCCAGTTCAGCAATGGCGCCACGGGGCAGGCCACGAAGAACCGGGTGGAGGGCAATGCCTACTCGGGTGGGGGCACCACGGCCGCGGGCATCCTGGTGGCGGGCGGGGACTACTACCGGATGGCGCTGTGCGAGGACATCGACCTCTTCGAGAACACTCTGGTGAAGAACGACATCGGCATCAACGTGTCGCAGGCGGATGGAGATGGGAATGGCCCGCCCGTGCCGACGGGGCTGCGCATCCAGCGGAACATGGTGGAGCACGCGGGGTGGCCGGAGCCGTACGCCGGCAAGCTCTTCGTGGGCATCTGGGACTTGGGCGGCGCGAACGTCATCAGCCAGAACCGCGTGAGTGGCGCCTGGTATGAGCGCGCGACCAAGCCCGACGAAACGTTCGACATCATCGTGGAGGCGGGAGCGGCGTCCCAGATTGCGTTCCTCACGCCGGCGCGGACGGTGGGCGTGGGGCAGTGCTCGGAGTCGCTGGTGGTGCAGAGCCAGGACGCGAGGGGGAACCTGACCGCGCTGGGCGCGCCGTCGCTGGTGCTGGAGGTGGTCGGGAGCGCGGCGCCGGGCTCGGTGCTCTACGCGGATGCGGCCTGCACGCAGGAGCTGCCCCGGGCGGCGACCGGGTGGGAGCTGGTGCTGGAGAAGCCGCAGCAGGAGGCCGCGTACTACTTCAAGGCCCCGAGGACCGGAGAGCTGACCTTCAAGGCGAAGGGGGACGGACTCGAGGGGACGCAGGTCCACGTCGTGCGGTGA
- a CDS encoding class I SAM-dependent methyltransferase produces the protein MSSPAETYLRDFHRRLPGVTSREFGGAPVWRNGEGHPSSYSLLESEVPRGEAPLVVLDLACGDGHLLELLARRHQRGLSLLGIDLSEHELAAARTRLKDAATLTHGRAQSLPYPEASVDLVLSHLAFMLMDDVETVLSELRRVLKPTGRVSMVIGGGPLRNEAFDQYLRLLRPVLATTPNAPLPLGDPRVRTSEGLAELFRDFTELHIQNLEVQGDGPPELVWDSLTRTYDADRLSESARDALEADFLRAVEPLRLADGTLPFRWSMRQVTATRP, from the coding sequence ATGTCCTCCCCCGCCGAAACCTATCTGCGCGACTTCCACCGCCGTCTCCCCGGAGTCACGTCGCGCGAGTTCGGCGGCGCCCCGGTGTGGAGGAACGGCGAAGGACACCCCTCCAGTTACTCGCTCCTGGAGTCAGAGGTGCCTCGGGGTGAAGCGCCCCTGGTGGTGCTCGACCTCGCCTGTGGCGACGGTCATCTCCTGGAGCTGCTCGCTCGACGCCACCAGCGCGGCCTCTCGCTGTTGGGCATCGACCTGAGCGAACACGAGCTGGCGGCGGCGCGGACGCGGCTGAAGGACGCCGCCACGCTGACGCACGGCCGGGCCCAGTCGCTCCCCTACCCGGAGGCCAGCGTCGACCTCGTGCTGAGCCACCTCGCGTTCATGCTGATGGACGACGTGGAGACCGTGCTCTCCGAGCTTCGCCGCGTGCTGAAGCCCACCGGACGCGTGTCCATGGTCATCGGCGGAGGCCCCCTCCGGAACGAGGCGTTCGACCAATACCTGCGCCTGCTGAGGCCCGTCCTCGCGACGACGCCGAACGCGCCCCTCCCCCTGGGAGACCCGCGCGTCCGCACCTCCGAGGGACTGGCGGAGCTGTTCCGCGACTTCACGGAGCTCCACATCCAGAACCTCGAGGTCCAGGGCGACGGCCCCCCGGAGCTCGTGTGGGACTCCCTCACGCGGACCTACGACGCCGACCGGCTCTCCGAGTCGGCGCGCGACGCGCTCGAGGCGGACTTCCTTCGCGCCGTGGAGCCGCTGCGGCTCGCGGACGGCACGCTCCCCTTCCGCTGGAGCATGCGCCAGGTGACCGCCACCCGTCCGTGA
- a CDS encoding TIGR02996 domain-containing protein: MGDILETHLERAEDALARNDGEGALGHLLEAWKECRAAPLIALIQRLSDHLVADLTPLNESMALYWHAQGRHVMDLPRVLKTLLSAVTRHRAPLPGGTLDWLRRLFPADPRMVPVVLASARFLKGEQEEALRMHNAVLIYVEPPYDVEPLRELRARLPRNLGREAERLDTVIRRGEGWEPPVLGAGAQERCEVLVAAVEARIAVKARSSVTREALLARVYASPEDDAARRVLADVLLEEGDPLGEFISLQLASEPDTERMERLLELNRARWEMPLGPGLDPKGTRFERGFPVSVLMNTADIPEPPAAWGTVEEVRWSYSGVTSGGQMLNSPVLRQVKSLRGVGGNSVCELKAPSASALQRLSLGTTEGKGLVEVLAALPRLRWLDVSGGEPEFVARCLESSLASTLECFEAHGRVMHIHPLALGPAQSKWSLSLERDAEVPVTLVLEDVRDVEALVPVLRAARRFSSQALRVRLCFEWGLGQTHDSGAEVSALFARGRAMLEAAASAYSRVLWG; this comes from the coding sequence ATGGGTGACATCCTGGAGACACATCTGGAGCGCGCGGAGGATGCGCTGGCCCGGAATGATGGCGAGGGGGCGCTCGGCCATCTGCTGGAGGCGTGGAAGGAGTGTCGGGCGGCGCCCCTCATCGCGCTCATCCAGCGGCTCTCGGACCATCTGGTCGCGGACCTGACCCCGCTGAACGAGTCCATGGCGCTGTACTGGCACGCGCAGGGGCGCCATGTGATGGACCTGCCGCGAGTGCTGAAGACCTTGCTGTCGGCGGTGACGCGGCATCGCGCTCCTCTGCCGGGAGGGACGCTCGACTGGCTGCGACGACTGTTTCCCGCGGACCCTCGGATGGTTCCCGTGGTGCTGGCCTCCGCCCGGTTTCTCAAGGGCGAGCAGGAAGAGGCCCTGCGGATGCACAACGCGGTGCTCATCTACGTGGAGCCTCCCTATGACGTGGAGCCGCTGCGCGAGCTGCGGGCACGCCTGCCTCGGAACCTGGGGAGGGAAGCCGAGCGGCTCGACACGGTCATCCGCAGAGGGGAGGGCTGGGAGCCGCCCGTGTTGGGCGCGGGTGCCCAGGAGCGGTGTGAGGTGCTGGTGGCGGCGGTCGAGGCGCGCATCGCCGTCAAGGCGCGTTCCTCGGTGACTCGCGAAGCGCTGCTCGCTCGAGTCTATGCGTCACCGGAGGATGACGCGGCGCGGAGGGTGTTGGCGGATGTCCTGCTCGAGGAGGGAGACCCTCTGGGGGAGTTCATCTCGCTCCAGCTCGCGAGTGAGCCGGACACGGAGCGGATGGAGCGTCTCCTCGAGTTGAACCGGGCGCGATGGGAGATGCCCCTGGGGCCGGGGCTCGACCCGAAAGGCACTCGCTTCGAGCGAGGCTTCCCTGTGTCGGTCCTGATGAATACCGCCGATATCCCCGAGCCACCGGCGGCCTGGGGCACGGTGGAGGAGGTCCGTTGGTCTTACTCCGGCGTCACGTCGGGGGGGCAGATGCTCAACTCGCCCGTGCTGCGCCAGGTCAAGTCGCTGCGAGGGGTGGGTGGAAACTCCGTGTGCGAATTGAAAGCGCCATCGGCGTCCGCCCTTCAGCGGCTGTCATTGGGGACCACGGAAGGGAAGGGGTTGGTGGAAGTCCTGGCGGCCCTGCCCCGATTGAGATGGCTGGATGTGAGCGGTGGAGAGCCGGAGTTTGTCGCCCGGTGTCTGGAGTCCTCCCTGGCTTCGACGCTGGAGTGCTTCGAGGCGCACGGTAGGGTGATGCACATTCATCCGCTCGCACTGGGGCCGGCGCAATCGAAGTGGAGCCTGTCGCTCGAGCGGGACGCGGAGGTCCCTGTCACGCTCGTCCTGGAAGACGTCCGTGACGTGGAGGCGTTGGTCCCGGTGCTGCGTGCCGCCAGGAGGTTCAGTTCCCAGGCGCTTCGGGTCCGCCTCTGCTTTGAATGGGGGCTGGGGCAGACCCACGATTCCGGGGCGGAGGTCTCCGCCCTGTTTGCCCGGGGCCGGGCCATGCTGGAGGCGGCGGCTTCCGCCTACTCGCGAGTCCTATGGGGCTAG
- a CDS encoding TIGR02996 domain-containing protein translates to MSDTLELHLERAEAALARWEGDAALGHLLEAWQECRAEPIIALIHRLSEFLYAGLPPLDSFVFEKSEEGARHPMDLPLLLEGLLRNATSDGLCIRLRVLDLLRRRFPADPRMVPVVLASTRLPDAEHVDNLRMHSSMLMYIGPPYDVEPLRELKARLPRDIGREAARLDKVIRMGERWAPPVLSEPVQSRCEVLRQVVEARIDRVSRSAATRDALLARIHAAPADDEPRRVLADLLLGQGDPLGELISLQCESEPDEARIIRLLEVHGARWEAALGPYVERGHTRFERGFPVAVQARHHPLVGFPLEFVEPGAAWSTVEEIRMGMSGLHEAMVWGLMLQSPALRHVKALARFPGMAVEALTAPGESSLRRVELTNTEGVGVEKLAALPRLEWLKATTDGPRFVVQCLESSLASRLEYFEASRRPEPYDEHRREPGSVAWRMVLDRGAEVPVSVTLENPDDAEDLVAILRIATRFSTHALRVSFRFGWMPAHENITAPELAPLIAQSRALLEEAASAYAHVIWDVE, encoded by the coding sequence ATGAGTGACACCCTGGAGCTGCATCTGGAGCGAGCGGAGGCGGCGCTGGCTCGGTGGGAGGGGGATGCGGCGCTCGGTCATCTGTTGGAGGCGTGGCAGGAGTGTCGGGCGGAACCCATCATCGCGCTCATCCATCGACTCTCGGAGTTCCTGTACGCGGGGCTGCCGCCGCTGGACTCCTTCGTGTTCGAGAAGTCGGAAGAGGGTGCTCGCCACCCCATGGACCTTCCACTTCTCCTGGAGGGCCTGCTGAGGAATGCGACGAGCGACGGCCTCTGTATTCGCCTGCGGGTACTCGACCTGCTGCGCCGACGCTTCCCCGCGGACCCTCGGATGGTCCCCGTGGTGTTGGCCTCCACCCGTCTTCCCGATGCCGAGCATGTGGACAACTTGCGGATGCACAGCTCGATGCTCATGTACATCGGGCCCCCCTATGACGTGGAGCCGCTGCGCGAACTGAAGGCGCGCCTGCCTCGAGACATCGGGCGGGAGGCCGCGCGGCTCGACAAGGTCATCCGGATGGGGGAGCGCTGGGCGCCCCCCGTGTTGAGTGAGCCTGTCCAGTCGCGGTGCGAGGTGTTGCGGCAGGTCGTCGAGGCGCGCATCGACAGGGTGTCTCGTTCCGCTGCGACCCGCGACGCGCTGCTCGCGCGAATCCACGCGGCACCAGCGGACGACGAGCCGCGAAGGGTGTTGGCGGACCTCTTGCTGGGGCAAGGTGACCCGCTGGGCGAGCTCATCTCCCTCCAGTGCGAGAGTGAGCCGGACGAGGCGCGTATCATCCGGCTCCTCGAGGTGCATGGGGCGAGGTGGGAAGCCGCCCTGGGGCCGTATGTCGAACGGGGACACACCCGCTTCGAGAGAGGCTTCCCGGTGGCCGTCCAGGCCCGTCACCACCCGTTGGTAGGTTTCCCCCTGGAGTTCGTCGAGCCCGGGGCCGCCTGGAGCACGGTGGAGGAGATTCGCATGGGCATGAGCGGCCTCCACGAGGCCATGGTGTGGGGCCTGATGCTCCAGTCTCCGGCGCTGCGGCACGTGAAGGCGCTGGCGCGGTTTCCCGGAATGGCGGTCGAGGCCCTGACGGCGCCTGGCGAGTCCTCCCTGCGGCGCGTGGAGCTGACGAACACGGAGGGGGTCGGGGTCGAGAAGCTGGCGGCGCTGCCTCGACTGGAGTGGTTGAAGGCCACCACGGACGGGCCGCGGTTCGTTGTCCAGTGTCTGGAGTCCTCCTTGGCTTCGAGGTTGGAGTACTTCGAGGCGAGCCGGCGGCCGGAGCCCTACGATGAACACAGGCGTGAGCCGGGCTCGGTGGCGTGGCGCATGGTGCTCGACAGGGGGGCGGAGGTCCCGGTCTCGGTCACTTTGGAGAACCCGGATGATGCGGAGGACCTTGTCGCCATCCTTCGTATCGCCACGCGCTTCAGCACGCACGCGCTTCGGGTGTCCTTCCGCTTCGGTTGGATGCCCGCGCACGAGAACATCACGGCACCGGAACTCGCCCCCCTCATCGCCCAGAGCAGGGCGTTGCTGGAGGAGGCGGCTTCCGCCTACGCACACGTCATCTGGGACGTGGAGTAG